One genomic region from Sphingobacterium sp. UGAL515B_05 encodes:
- a CDS encoding helix-turn-helix transcriptional regulator — MDFNALFSQKNTVDRLSEKDLLQTYGYLEFVKAFSRITYQSIYLIDYQRKSFEYVSDNPLFLAGLTAAEVMEMGYTFYEKYVPPDDFKMLININEAGFSFYEKIPIEERKLYVISYDFQIQNASNKAILINHKLTPVFLTEEGKIWKAICIVSLSTNVSSGNVTIEKLNADLLWELDLLTGKWISRSKVNLTEREIEILRFYHRGLTIHETSERIFVSIDTVKFHRRKLFEKLGVSNMNEALVIALNNRLL, encoded by the coding sequence ATGGATTTTAACGCACTATTTTCACAAAAAAATACGGTTGATCGTCTTTCGGAAAAGGATCTCTTGCAAACATACGGCTATCTCGAGTTTGTAAAAGCTTTTTCACGGATTACTTATCAAAGTATTTACTTGATAGATTATCAGCGTAAAAGTTTTGAATATGTGTCTGATAATCCTCTTTTTTTAGCTGGTTTAACGGCTGCCGAAGTGATGGAAATGGGGTATACTTTTTATGAGAAATATGTTCCTCCTGATGATTTTAAGATGCTGATCAATATTAACGAAGCGGGATTTAGTTTTTATGAAAAAATACCAATTGAAGAAAGAAAACTATACGTTATATCTTACGATTTTCAAATACAGAATGCATCAAATAAAGCTATTTTGATTAATCACAAATTGACGCCTGTCTTTTTAACCGAAGAAGGGAAAATATGGAAAGCCATTTGTATTGTATCATTATCGACCAATGTGTCTTCGGGAAATGTGACGATCGAAAAACTTAACGCTGATTTATTATGGGAGCTCGATCTCTTAACGGGAAAATGGATTTCTCGAAGTAAGGTAAATCTTACGGAACGTGAAATAGAAATATTGCGTTTCTATCATCGCGGACTTACCATTCATGAAACATCTGAGCGAATTTTCGTTTCCATAGATACGGTGAAATTCCACCGACGAAAATTATTTGAAAAGTTAGGTGTAAGTAATATGAATGAAGCATTAGTCATCGCGCTGAACAACAGGTTATTGTAA
- the msrB gene encoding peptide-methionine (R)-S-oxide reductase MsrB translates to MKKELTPLQYNVTQNAATERAFDNEYNDEFREGIYVDITTGEPLFVSTDKFESGCGWPSFSKPISDSLVQELSDNSYGMRRTEVRSRTGDAHLGHVFNDGPADKGGLRYCINSASLRFIPKDKMKAQGYEKYLPLLVKK, encoded by the coding sequence CTGAAGAAAGAGCTTACACCACTGCAATATAATGTTACACAAAATGCCGCTACTGAGCGCGCATTTGACAATGAATATAACGATGAGTTCAGAGAGGGTATCTATGTAGATATCACCACCGGAGAACCTTTATTTGTTTCTACTGATAAATTTGAATCTGGATGTGGGTGGCCCAGTTTTTCTAAGCCAATCAGCGATAGTCTGGTTCAAGAATTATCCGACAATTCTTATGGAATGCGAAGAACTGAAGTACGTAGCAGAACAGGCGATGCACATCTTGGCCACGTTTTCAATGATGGTCCAGCCGATAAAGGGGGATTAAGATATTGTATAAACAGTGCTTCACTCCGCTTTATTCCAAAGGATAAAATGAAAGCACAGGGCTATGAGAAATATCTACCATTGTTGGTAAAAAAGTAA